The Sphingobacterium bambusae genome includes a window with the following:
- a CDS encoding DUF5125 domain-containing protein gives MKKLIHYIMLFLGMTSVWACKEEYRYPLGGGSPSLTVDEVADNAYFGDSLSFRVAVADDGTELSTLKVQLYFSGDKVSEKIIRTKSYGNYNAKIFVPFYKDIPNGTAELRFVLENVGMVKVEEMKELALSRPDFPYLNLIADSETIRLDRVGNNQYSITKELPQKVRGYIQAPAFGANGNVLNFGWENEAVTQGSTQQIPFSYLSPGEYSISFNTLTYQADPFQSYMLNGVEMRMLDDNHYTADLTLTANQEMIFTDFPALDDWWLDTDFIIRENGQIRFNAAPGKYRVTADFDRHYFIVEAMTGDNLATLNADGTGAIWIIGEGVGKPNLGNQVGWTTEKALCLAPIGGKKYRITLVAGQQIATNSINFKFFHQKGWGGEFKNDGLSTSSDLILVGNGSNGRDPGNLGIVTGRQLVDGATYVLTVDLSAGNDQAVLNVERK, from the coding sequence ATGAAAAAGTTAATACACTATATCATGCTGTTCCTAGGCATGACATCCGTTTGGGCTTGTAAAGAAGAATACCGCTATCCATTGGGCGGAGGCAGCCCGAGCCTAACGGTGGACGAGGTTGCAGATAATGCATATTTCGGCGATAGCCTAAGCTTTCGCGTGGCCGTAGCGGACGATGGGACGGAGCTATCTACACTGAAAGTTCAGCTGTATTTCAGCGGCGACAAAGTTTCCGAAAAAATTATCCGGACTAAAAGCTACGGCAATTATAATGCGAAAATTTTTGTTCCTTTCTACAAAGATATCCCAAATGGAACCGCAGAACTGCGCTTTGTACTCGAAAATGTGGGTATGGTTAAGGTGGAAGAAATGAAAGAACTCGCCCTGTCGAGACCTGATTTCCCTTACCTGAATTTGATTGCAGATTCGGAAACTATTCGCTTAGATCGTGTAGGTAACAACCAGTATAGCATCACCAAAGAGCTGCCACAAAAAGTGAGGGGCTACATTCAGGCGCCTGCATTTGGGGCGAATGGGAATGTCTTGAATTTCGGATGGGAGAATGAAGCGGTTACGCAAGGTAGCACCCAGCAGATTCCGTTTTCTTACCTGTCACCGGGCGAGTACAGTATTTCGTTCAACACGTTGACTTACCAAGCAGATCCTTTTCAAAGTTATATGCTGAATGGCGTAGAAATGCGTATGCTTGATGATAACCACTATACAGCGGATCTCACACTTACCGCGAATCAGGAGATGATATTTACCGATTTTCCGGCATTGGACGACTGGTGGCTAGATACGGATTTCATAATCCGTGAAAATGGACAGATCCGTTTTAATGCGGCTCCAGGTAAATACCGTGTCACCGCAGATTTTGATCGTCACTACTTTATTGTGGAAGCGATGACGGGAGATAATTTAGCTACACTAAACGCCGACGGTACCGGTGCCATATGGATTATTGGAGAAGGTGTGGGGAAACCCAACTTGGGTAACCAAGTGGGGTGGACCACCGAGAAGGCTTTATGTTTGGCACCTATAGGTGGCAAGAAGTATCGTATAACCTTGGTTGCCGGCCAACAGATCGCGACAAACAGCATCAACTTCAAGTTTTTCCATCAGAAGGGTTGGGGCGGGGAGTTTAAAAACGACGGGCTATCAACGAGCAGCGACCTTATTCTAGTCGGAAACGGATCTAACGGTCGAGACCCCGGTAACTTGGGTATTGTAACGGGCAGACAGTTGGTTGATGGCGCTACTTATGTGTTAACGGTTGACCTCTCCGCGGGCAATGATCAAGCTGTACTCAACGTAGAACGTAAGTAA
- a CDS encoding glycoside hydrolase family 30 protein, which yields MENLKKTILFSSLFSLMVMACGSSGQSEAVPEPPPGKQTGDVTIYTTTAARTQQFKKSFVDFGSGANMSPRTIRLNEQQRYQTMDGFGSAITGSTAYNLLKMTQADRTKFLQETFSVTDGMGQSYIRIAIGCSDFSLSEYTLNDQEGIANFALQEEETKYVIPILKEILAINPNIKILGSPWTAPKWMKVADLTNLAPYDSWTGGHLNPKFYQDYATYFVKWIQAMQAAGIAIHAVTPQNEPLNAGNSASMFMYWNEQRDFVRDALGPKLQQAGLRTKIYAFDHNYNYDNMSSQDDYPVKIYEDAKAASYFAGAAYHNYGGDKAELLDIHGKAPEKELIFTETSIGTWNTGQNLGRRLLEDMKEVALGTVNNWSRAVIVWNLMLDSERGPNREGGCQTCFGAVDINMSDYKTITKNSHYFVIGHLSSVVKPGAVRIGTEGFTEQGVVLSAFKNPDNSYAVVLANEQTKNTRITFTDGSKYFSYDIPAQSVVSYTWK from the coding sequence ATGGAAAATTTAAAGAAAACGATACTCTTCAGTAGTTTATTCAGTTTAATGGTGATGGCCTGCGGTTCTAGCGGCCAATCAGAGGCTGTGCCGGAGCCGCCACCGGGCAAACAAACAGGTGATGTGACGATCTACACCACTACCGCCGCACGTACGCAGCAGTTTAAAAAGTCCTTTGTTGACTTTGGTAGTGGGGCAAATATGTCTCCGCGGACTATTCGTTTGAATGAACAACAGCGCTACCAGACAATGGACGGTTTTGGTTCGGCAATCACTGGATCGACGGCCTACAATTTGTTAAAGATGACACAGGCGGATCGTACAAAGTTTCTCCAAGAAACATTTAGCGTTACCGATGGAATGGGGCAAAGCTATATCCGGATTGCTATTGGTTGCTCCGACTTCTCGCTGAGCGAATACACGCTCAATGATCAAGAAGGCATCGCTAATTTTGCATTACAGGAGGAAGAAACAAAATACGTGATTCCTATTTTGAAGGAAATCTTGGCGATAAATCCGAATATTAAAATATTGGGATCGCCATGGACAGCACCCAAATGGATGAAAGTGGCCGACTTAACCAATCTAGCACCCTACGATTCCTGGACAGGCGGGCACCTAAATCCCAAATTTTATCAGGATTATGCGACATACTTTGTAAAATGGATTCAAGCGATGCAAGCGGCGGGAATTGCTATTCATGCTGTTACACCACAGAATGAACCGCTCAATGCGGGGAATTCAGCTTCAATGTTCATGTACTGGAATGAACAGCGTGATTTCGTGCGTGATGCGCTGGGACCAAAGTTACAACAAGCGGGGCTGCGTACCAAGATTTATGCGTTCGACCACAACTACAACTATGACAATATGAGTAGCCAAGACGATTATCCGGTGAAGATTTACGAAGATGCAAAAGCTGCCTCTTACTTTGCGGGTGCCGCATACCACAATTACGGAGGCGATAAGGCGGAATTATTGGATATTCACGGAAAAGCACCCGAGAAAGAGTTGATTTTTACGGAAACCTCTATCGGAACGTGGAATACCGGTCAAAATCTAGGCAGACGCCTGTTGGAGGATATGAAAGAGGTGGCTTTAGGAACGGTAAATAATTGGAGCCGTGCAGTGATCGTATGGAACCTGATGCTAGATTCAGAGCGTGGCCCCAATCGCGAAGGTGGATGTCAAACCTGTTTTGGTGCCGTGGATATCAACATGTCGGACTATAAAACCATCACGAAAAACTCCCATTACTTTGTTATCGGCCACCTTTCTTCTGTGGTGAAGCCGGGGGCGGTACGTATCGGTACCGAAGGTTTTACGGAGCAGGGCGTAGTACTATCCGCATTCAAGAATCCTGATAATAGCTATGCTGTGGTGTTGGCCAATGAGCAAACGAAAAATACGCGGATAACATTTACGGACGGTAGTAAATACTTTAGTTATGATATTCCTGCACAATCTGTCGTCTCTTATACCTGGAAATAA
- a CDS encoding RagB/SusD family nutrient uptake outer membrane protein produces MNMKRYFNYCIVWVGIVSCLQSCSLVRDPLDSFSDVTEGINEAGEYVAFKDKASVLSHRQAMYDQIRNRQEHWYLDLLLVGDAHADNAYAGTTGAEVLPFENNSIEGSNSVLARDWSRYMEDVALANKMVQYVDSVNDNSLTTNERRQYKAEAKIFRALVYFDMVRLWGDVPLVTTVARDITSENIEEVYPSYFPMQSSEKEVYEQIQKDLLEAIPDAPSNNTANKTIFSKSVARAVLAKVYAEKPLRDYGKVIQYADELAADGFALEEDFSNLFGMNDNNTDAKKRNTQESILEGQFFAGNGNWVTWMFGRDLTNYNSNFTWAKWVTPSRDLINTFQQEGDEVRFAQSVVYYQTSWSNYYPASNYPFMYKIRSAVNSIIKYRYADILLLKAEALIQREGGDLNAAADIIDQVRVRAKLARLSSATRGNRTALLDALLKERRLELAFEGHRWFDLVRLDRVEPVMNAVYAKDSGRRTQVYPFTNFSYRMPIPQSILDQNPNLKQNLGY; encoded by the coding sequence ATGAACATGAAAAGATATTTTAATTATTGCATAGTATGGGTAGGAATTGTTTCTTGCCTACAGAGTTGTTCACTTGTACGCGATCCCTTGGATTCATTCTCTGATGTGACGGAAGGGATCAATGAGGCCGGTGAATATGTAGCTTTTAAAGATAAAGCATCCGTGCTCAGTCATCGTCAAGCCATGTACGACCAGATACGGAATAGACAAGAGCATTGGTATCTTGACCTGTTGCTGGTTGGGGATGCGCATGCCGATAATGCCTATGCTGGCACAACGGGGGCTGAGGTGTTGCCATTCGAGAACAACTCGATTGAGGGATCAAATTCGGTGCTTGCACGCGACTGGAGCCGCTATATGGAAGATGTAGCACTGGCCAACAAAATGGTGCAATATGTCGATTCTGTAAATGACAACAGCTTGACAACCAATGAACGTCGCCAATACAAAGCGGAAGCGAAAATATTTCGTGCATTGGTGTATTTCGATATGGTTCGGCTTTGGGGCGATGTGCCTTTGGTCACCACGGTAGCTAGAGATATTACCTCGGAGAATATCGAGGAGGTCTATCCCTCTTACTTCCCGATGCAAAGTAGCGAAAAGGAGGTGTATGAACAGATACAAAAAGACTTACTAGAAGCCATTCCCGATGCTCCGTCCAACAATACGGCCAACAAGACTATCTTTAGTAAATCGGTGGCACGCGCGGTGTTGGCAAAGGTGTATGCGGAGAAACCGTTGCGTGACTACGGAAAGGTTATCCAATATGCCGATGAACTTGCCGCTGATGGCTTTGCATTGGAAGAAGATTTTAGCAACCTCTTCGGTATGAACGATAACAATACGGATGCAAAAAAACGAAACACACAAGAATCTATCTTGGAAGGTCAGTTTTTTGCAGGAAATGGCAATTGGGTTACTTGGATGTTTGGACGCGACCTCACCAACTACAATTCTAATTTTACCTGGGCTAAATGGGTTACACCATCCCGTGACTTGATTAATACCTTTCAACAGGAAGGGGATGAAGTGCGGTTTGCGCAGTCGGTGGTGTACTACCAAACAAGTTGGAGCAACTATTACCCGGCAAGCAACTACCCGTTTATGTATAAAATTCGCTCAGCGGTAAATAGCATCATCAAATACCGTTACGCGGATATTTTGCTATTGAAAGCTGAAGCCTTGATACAGCGGGAAGGCGGCGATCTTAATGCCGCAGCGGATATCATCGATCAGGTACGCGTCAGAGCCAAATTAGCGAGATTGTCATCCGCCACCCGCGGCAACCGCACGGCCTTGTTGGACGCGCTTCTTAAAGAGCGACGCCTAGAACTGGCCTTTGAAGGGCACCGCTGGTTTGATCTGGTGCGATTGGATAGGGTAGAACCTGTCATGAATGCTGTATATGCGAAAGATAGTGGACGCCGTACGCAGGTGTATCCGTTTACCAACTTTTCGTACCGTATGCCTATACCACAAAGCATCCTCGATCAAAATCCGAACTTAAAGCAAAACTTGGGCTACTAG
- a CDS encoding SusC/RagA family TonB-linked outer membrane protein — MAFSTRMTRPIFLFVFLLLQVFSLRAQTIVSLRGTVKDGQTNAPIVGATVSWKGTSNVTSTDVDGHFTLANVARGAELSISYIGYETATATVQSESIAIMMQSNSSALEDVVVIGYGSVKRKDVTTAISSVSLEDLNQRPIVSAGQALQGRAAGVSVIQPNGAPGGETSIRIRGTTSFNASNNPLYVVDGVPVDNINFLSPNDMADIQVLKDASSAAIYGSRAANGVVLITTKQGKSGDAKISLNGQLTQNSVANTLESLNAAQYKELQDEIGLVSLPEGLPDRTKWFDETFTKGLMQNYQLSISDGTEKLRYFLSGGYLDESGVINSSFYRRYNFRANVENDVRKWLKVTANIAYTDDIRNGINTGNGANRGGVVLSAINTPTYGAIWDPDFPGQYYTDFYGVNISSPLENIARTKNNKGRENRLIASGSAMLTFTPDLTFKSMLALDRRNGLATTFLDPLSTTWGRTQYGEASDNRNMNTVLTFDNVLNYKKQWGRHGIDLMGGTSWTASDYTNSWINGSHFRNDLIETLNVANKISWTGTGSGASDWAIMSLFGRASYNFDGKYLVTANLRGDGSSKLHPDYRWGVFPSVSAAWRLSSEDFLSDVSWINDLKIRGGWGQTGNQSGLSDYAYLQMYNVTRVAWFVTGQENALPVTSINGNLRTRDLRWETTTQSNIGVDFTAFASRLTVNLDYYHKKTTDMLMTATVPAGANISGSIMRNEGVMTNKGLELNVSSKNLVREFLWSTDFNISFNRNRLTNLELQRIYSTARTSDFVDDNVVRNEPGRSLGGFFGYISDGVDPETGELRYRDVNGDGRVSSSDRTYIGDPNPDFIFGLTNNLSYKGFNLSVFLQGSYGNDIYNASRMETEGMYDGKNQSIRVLDRWRVPGQQTSIPKAGFDLKNSSYFVEDGSFLRVKNISLSYDVKTARLSNVGIRRLQPFISASNLLTFTKYTGFDPEVNQWGNSGSVQGIDWGTYPQNRSFVVGLNLEF; from the coding sequence ATGGCATTTTCTACAAGAATGACGCGTCCTATTTTTCTCTTCGTTTTTTTGCTGCTGCAAGTCTTTTCCTTGCGGGCACAAACAATCGTTTCCTTACGAGGGACGGTGAAAGATGGACAAACCAATGCGCCTATCGTCGGGGCAACAGTTTCCTGGAAGGGAACGAGCAACGTAACCTCCACCGATGTGGATGGTCATTTTACACTGGCAAATGTGGCCCGTGGAGCGGAACTGTCAATATCCTATATTGGCTACGAAACAGCTACGGCAACGGTGCAAAGCGAAAGCATAGCCATCATGATGCAATCCAATAGCTCTGCCCTAGAGGATGTTGTCGTGATTGGATATGGATCGGTGAAACGCAAGGATGTGACCACCGCGATCTCCAGTGTGTCGCTGGAAGATCTTAACCAACGTCCCATTGTGTCTGCCGGACAAGCTTTGCAAGGAAGGGCTGCCGGTGTTTCCGTGATACAGCCCAATGGTGCGCCGGGCGGCGAAACCTCCATCCGCATCCGCGGAACAACCTCATTCAACGCCAGCAACAACCCGCTTTATGTGGTTGACGGCGTGCCTGTGGATAATATCAATTTTCTGTCGCCAAATGACATGGCCGATATTCAGGTATTGAAAGACGCCTCTTCGGCGGCGATCTATGGCTCACGTGCAGCCAATGGTGTCGTTTTGATTACCACAAAACAGGGTAAATCAGGCGATGCGAAAATCTCACTCAATGGACAACTAACACAAAACAGTGTCGCCAATACATTGGAATCGCTCAACGCAGCACAATACAAAGAGCTGCAAGATGAAATAGGTTTGGTAAGTCTTCCAGAAGGACTACCTGACCGTACAAAGTGGTTTGATGAAACCTTCACAAAAGGATTGATGCAGAATTACCAGCTTTCTATCTCTGACGGAACAGAGAAACTACGCTATTTCCTGTCGGGGGGCTACCTCGATGAATCCGGGGTTATTAATTCTTCGTTTTACCGTCGCTACAACTTCCGCGCAAACGTCGAGAACGACGTGCGCAAATGGCTGAAGGTAACCGCTAATATTGCGTATACCGATGATATCCGCAATGGCATCAATACGGGAAATGGAGCGAATCGTGGTGGGGTAGTCCTGTCCGCGATAAACACACCGACCTATGGCGCCATTTGGGATCCTGATTTTCCGGGACAGTATTATACGGACTTCTACGGCGTCAATATCAGCAGCCCATTGGAGAATATAGCAAGGACGAAGAATAACAAAGGACGCGAAAATCGCTTGATCGCTTCAGGAAGCGCAATGCTAACCTTTACGCCTGATTTGACATTTAAGAGCATGCTAGCGCTCGATCGTCGGAACGGTTTGGCAACTACATTCTTGGATCCACTTTCTACAACTTGGGGGAGGACGCAATATGGCGAAGCTTCTGATAACCGTAATATGAATACGGTGTTGACCTTCGACAATGTGCTAAACTATAAAAAGCAGTGGGGGCGACACGGTATCGACCTTATGGGGGGAACATCGTGGACGGCGTCCGATTATACCAACAGCTGGATCAATGGTTCGCATTTTAGGAATGACCTGATTGAGACGTTAAATGTAGCCAATAAGATTTCGTGGACAGGTACCGGTAGCGGTGCATCCGATTGGGCGATTATGTCTTTATTTGGGCGTGCATCATACAATTTCGATGGAAAGTATTTAGTGACCGCTAATTTGCGTGGTGATGGCTCTTCAAAGCTCCACCCAGATTATCGTTGGGGTGTTTTTCCCTCGGTTTCTGCCGCGTGGCGCCTTTCTTCGGAGGACTTCTTGTCGGACGTATCATGGATAAATGATCTGAAGATCCGTGGTGGGTGGGGACAAACAGGAAACCAATCCGGGTTATCAGACTATGCTTACCTGCAGATGTACAATGTTACACGGGTTGCTTGGTTTGTAACAGGGCAGGAAAACGCATTGCCTGTGACCTCCATTAATGGAAATCTGCGTACACGAGATCTACGTTGGGAAACCACAACGCAAAGCAATATTGGTGTTGATTTTACGGCATTTGCCAGCCGACTGACCGTCAACTTGGACTATTACCATAAAAAAACGACGGATATGCTCATGACAGCAACCGTGCCAGCAGGAGCAAACATATCGGGTTCTATCATGCGTAATGAAGGGGTAATGACTAACAAAGGACTCGAGCTGAATGTGAGTAGTAAAAATCTAGTGCGCGAATTTCTGTGGTCTACGGACTTTAATATTTCCTTCAATCGGAATCGACTGACGAATTTGGAACTGCAAAGAATCTACAGCACCGCACGTACATCTGATTTTGTAGACGATAATGTCGTTCGAAATGAGCCCGGCCGATCGCTAGGTGGATTCTTTGGGTACATCAGTGATGGCGTGGATCCCGAGACGGGCGAACTCCGCTACCGCGATGTAAATGGCGATGGACGCGTTTCCTCGTCAGACAGGACCTATATCGGCGACCCTAATCCTGACTTTATATTCGGCCTCACGAATAACTTGTCCTACAAGGGTTTTAATCTCAGTGTTTTCTTGCAAGGATCTTATGGTAATGATATCTACAATGCTTCACGGATGGAAACTGAAGGAATGTATGATGGTAAAAATCAATCGATACGCGTGCTCGATCGTTGGCGTGTACCGGGGCAGCAGACGAGTATCCCGAAAGCAGGTTTTGACCTGAAAAACTCTAGCTACTTTGTGGAAGACGGTAGCTTCCTGCGGGTAAAGAATATTTCCTTGTCTTACGATGTGAAGACGGCACGGTTGTCCAATGTGGGTATTCGCCGTTTGCAGCCTTTTATATCGGCCAGCAACTTGTTGACCTTTACGAAATATACAGGTTTTGATCCTGAAGTTAACCAATGGGGTAATAGTGGTAGTGTGCAGGGCATCGATTGGGGCACATACCCGCAGAATCGCTCTTTTGTGGTAGGATTAAATCTGGAGTTTTAA